A window from Micromonospora profundi encodes these proteins:
- a CDS encoding chitosanase, translating into MVRTRTTAYAVGALLIGVAAVGYGLPSASAATAGPITGLGGKCVDVAAANTANGTPIQLYDCNGTAAQTWTVGNTDNSIRALGKCLDVTAASSADGAKVQLYDCNNTGAQRWTASNGALVNTGSGKCLDVTDRNTANGTRLQIWTCSGTTNQRWTLPGGGTPTPTTPTGVNLDDPAKKDVAMQLVSAAENSSLDWRAQFSYIEDIGDGRGYTAGIIGFCSGTGDMLELVEAYTRAKPGNVLAAYLPALRAVNGTDSHAGLDPNFPRDWRTAATDSAFRAAQEAERDRVYFNPSVRDGKNDQVRALGQFAYYDAAVMHGYEGMRQIRSRALTRAKPPAQGGDERTWLNAFLDERVIEMRKEAAHSDTSRVDTAQRVFLNNGNFDLNTPLVFAVYGDQFRIG; encoded by the coding sequence ATGGTGCGCACGAGGACAACCGCCTACGCCGTGGGCGCGCTGCTGATCGGCGTCGCGGCGGTCGGCTACGGCCTGCCGTCAGCCAGCGCCGCGACCGCCGGCCCGATCACCGGCCTCGGCGGCAAGTGCGTCGACGTCGCCGCCGCCAACACGGCCAACGGCACGCCGATCCAGCTCTACGACTGCAACGGCACAGCAGCCCAGACGTGGACGGTCGGCAACACCGACAACTCCATCCGCGCGCTCGGCAAGTGCCTGGACGTCACCGCCGCGTCGAGCGCCGACGGCGCGAAGGTGCAGCTGTACGACTGCAACAACACCGGTGCCCAGAGGTGGACGGCAAGCAACGGCGCGCTCGTCAACACCGGCTCCGGCAAGTGCCTCGACGTCACCGACCGCAACACGGCAAACGGCACTCGGTTGCAGATCTGGACCTGCTCGGGCACCACGAACCAACGCTGGACGCTCCCCGGTGGCGGCACCCCCACCCCCACCACGCCGACGGGCGTCAACCTCGACGACCCGGCGAAGAAGGACGTCGCCATGCAACTCGTCTCGGCGGCGGAAAACTCCTCCCTCGACTGGCGCGCGCAGTTCTCCTACATCGAGGACATCGGCGACGGGCGGGGCTACACGGCCGGCATCATCGGGTTCTGCTCCGGTACCGGCGACATGCTCGAACTGGTCGAGGCGTACACCCGCGCCAAGCCGGGCAACGTGCTTGCCGCTTACCTGCCGGCTCTGCGTGCCGTCAACGGCACGGACTCGCACGCGGGCCTCGACCCGAACTTCCCCCGCGACTGGCGGACCGCGGCCACCGACTCGGCGTTCCGGGCCGCGCAGGAGGCCGAGCGGGACCGGGTGTACTTCAACCCGTCGGTACGCGACGGCAAGAACGACCAGGTCCGGGCGCTCGGCCAGTTCGCCTACTACGACGCGGCGGTGATGCACGGGTACGAGGGCATGCGTCAGATCCGCAGCCGCGCCCTCACCCGCGCGAAGCCACCGGCCCAGGGTGGCGACGAGCGGACCTGGCTCAACGCGTTCCTCGACGAGCGGGTCATCGAGATGCGCAAGGAGGCCGCCCACTCGGACACGTCGCGCGTCGACACGGCCCAGCGGGTGTTCCTCAACAACGGCAATTTCGACCTGAACACCCCGTTGGTGTTCGCTGTCTACGGCGACCAGTTCCGGATCGGCTAG